In a genomic window of Pseudomonas putida:
- a CDS encoding ATP-binding cassette domain-containing protein, giving the protein MSADNAYAVELKGVSFKRGARSIFNNVDIRIPRGKVTGIMGPSGCGKTTLLRLMGAQLRPSKGEVWVNGQNLPKLSRSDLFDARKHMGVLFQSGALFTDLDVFENVAFPLRVHTDLPEEMIRDIVLLKLQAVGLRGAIELMPDELSGGMKRRVALARAIALDPQILMYDEPFVGQDPIAMGVLVRLIRLLNDALGITSIVVSHDLAETASIADYIYVVGDGQVLGQGTPEELMNSDEPKIRQFMTGEPDGPVAYHFPATDYRADLLGKRR; this is encoded by the coding sequence ATGAGTGCCGATAACGCCTACGCGGTCGAGCTGAAGGGAGTGTCCTTCAAGCGCGGTGCGCGCAGCATTTTCAATAACGTCGATATCCGTATTCCACGCGGCAAGGTCACCGGCATCATGGGACCTTCCGGCTGTGGCAAGACGACCCTCCTGCGGTTGATGGGCGCACAGTTGCGACCGAGCAAGGGCGAAGTCTGGGTCAACGGTCAGAACCTGCCGAAGCTTTCGCGCAGCGATCTGTTCGACGCTCGCAAGCACATGGGCGTGCTGTTTCAGAGCGGCGCCCTGTTCACCGATCTCGATGTGTTCGAGAACGTCGCCTTTCCGCTGCGCGTTCACACCGATCTGCCTGAAGAAATGATCCGCGACATTGTCCTGCTCAAATTGCAGGCCGTGGGTTTGCGTGGCGCCATCGAATTGATGCCCGATGAACTGTCCGGCGGCATGAAGCGTCGTGTCGCACTGGCGCGGGCCATCGCGCTGGATCCGCAGATTCTCATGTATGACGAGCCTTTTGTCGGTCAGGACCCGATCGCCATGGGCGTCCTGGTGCGCCTGATCCGCCTGCTCAACGATGCGCTGGGTATCACCAGCATCGTGGTTTCCCACGACCTGGCCGAGACCGCGAGCATCGCCGACTACATCTATGTGGTGGGCGACGGGCAGGTATTGGGGCAGGGCACACCTGAGGAACTGATGAACTCGGATGAACCCAAGATTCGTCAATTCATGACCGGCGAACCTGACGGTCCGGTTGCGTACCACTTTCCAGCGACGGATTACCGCGCAGATCTTCTGGGGAAGCGCCGCTGA
- the mlaE gene encoding lipid asymmetry maintenance ABC transporter permease subunit MlaE: MRRISLIERIRRFGLAGIDTVSVFGRSTLFLFHALLGRGGIGGAFGLLVKQLHSVGVMSLVIIVVSGIFIGMVLALQGFNILSSYGSEQAVGQMVALTLLRELGPVVTALLFAGRAGSALTAEIGNMKSTEQLSSLEMIGVDPLKYIIAPRLWAGFISLPVLAMIFSVVGIWGGSWVAVDWLGVYEGSYWSNMQNSVTFADDVLNGIIKSMVFAFVVTWIAVFQGYDCDPTSEGISRATTKTVVYASLAVLGLDFILTALMFGDF, encoded by the coding sequence ATGCGCAGAATTTCATTAATAGAACGCATACGCCGGTTCGGCCTGGCCGGGATCGACACCGTTTCGGTATTCGGCCGTTCGACGCTGTTCCTGTTTCACGCCTTGCTCGGTCGCGGCGGCATCGGCGGCGCTTTCGGCCTGCTGGTAAAACAGCTGCACTCCGTTGGTGTGATGTCGCTGGTAATCATTGTGGTCTCCGGGATATTCATTGGCATGGTGCTGGCGCTGCAGGGCTTCAACATTCTGTCCAGCTACGGCTCGGAACAGGCGGTCGGGCAGATGGTGGCGCTGACACTGTTGCGTGAATTGGGTCCGGTGGTGACGGCCTTGCTGTTCGCCGGACGTGCCGGGTCGGCATTGACCGCGGAAATCGGCAACATGAAATCCACCGAGCAATTGTCCAGCCTGGAAATGATCGGGGTTGACCCGCTCAAGTACATCATTGCCCCGCGCTTGTGGGCCGGCTTCATTTCCTTGCCGGTGCTGGCAATGATTTTCAGCGTGGTGGGCATCTGGGGTGGTTCGTGGGTGGCCGTCGACTGGCTGGGTGTCTATGAAGGCTCCTACTGGTCGAACATGCAGAACAGCGTGACCTTTGCCGACGATGTGCTCAACGGCATCATCAAAAGCATGGTGTTTGCCTTTGTCGTGACCTGGATTGCCGTATTCCAAGGCTATGACTGCGACCCCACTTCCGAGGGGATCAGTCGTGCCACTACCAAGACCGTGGTATATGCCTCCCTGGCTGTGCTCGGCCTGGACTTTATTTTGACCGCCTTGATGTTTGGAGATTTCTGA
- the mlaD gene encoding outer membrane lipid asymmetry maintenance protein MlaD codes for MQNRTLEIGVGLFLLAGILALLLLALRVSGLSPSPSTDTYKLYAYFDNIAGLTVRAKVTMAGVTIGKVTAIDLDRDSFTGRVTMQLEKRVDNLPADSTASILTAGLLGEKYIGISVGGEEALLKDGGTIHDTQSSLVLEDLIGKFLLNTVSKDAK; via the coding sequence ATGCAAAACCGCACCCTGGAAATCGGTGTCGGCCTTTTCTTGCTGGCTGGCATCCTGGCTTTGCTTCTGCTGGCGCTACGCGTCAGTGGCTTGTCCCCGAGCCCGAGCACCGACACTTATAAACTCTATGCGTATTTCGACAATATCGCCGGTTTGACGGTCAGAGCCAAAGTGACCATGGCCGGTGTGACCATCGGCAAGGTCACGGCGATCGATCTGGATCGTGACAGCTTCACCGGTCGAGTGACCATGCAGCTGGAAAAGCGTGTAGATAATCTGCCGGCCGACTCCACTGCATCTATCCTGACCGCTGGACTGTTGGGTGAGAAGTACATCGGCATCAGCGTCGGCGGGGAAGAAGCCCTGCTCAAGGATGGCGGTACCATCCACGACACGCAGTCGTCGCTGGTGCTCGAAGACCTGATCGGCAAGTTCCTTCTCAATACCGTTAGCAAAGACGCCAAATGA
- a CDS encoding MlaC/ttg2D family ABC transporter substrate-binding protein — MISTLRRGLWVLLAALPLMANAVAAPSAHDLVQDTTNRMLADLTANKEKYKQDPNDFYAALNNIVGPVVDAEGISKSIMTVKYSRKATPAQMKTFEENFKKGLFQFYGNALLEYNNQGITVDPPKDESGDRTSVGMTVKGSSGAIYPVSYTMEKVNGEWKLRNVIINGINIGKLFRDQFADAMQRNGNDLDKTINGWAGEVAKAKETAEKSPEKSTQ, encoded by the coding sequence ATGATCTCTACCTTGCGACGTGGCCTGTGGGTATTGCTCGCGGCCTTGCCGTTGATGGCTAACGCCGTTGCGGCGCCTTCCGCGCACGATCTGGTGCAGGACACCACGAACCGTATGCTGGCCGATCTGACCGCCAACAAAGAGAAATACAAGCAGGATCCGAATGACTTCTATGCTGCGCTGAACAATATTGTCGGCCCGGTTGTGGATGCCGAAGGCATTTCCAAGAGCATCATGACGGTCAAGTACTCGCGCAAGGCGACACCTGCGCAGATGAAGACCTTTGAAGAGAACTTCAAAAAGGGCTTGTTCCAGTTCTACGGCAACGCCTTGCTCGAATACAACAACCAGGGCATCACCGTTGATCCTCCCAAGGACGAATCTGGCGATCGCACCAGCGTTGGCATGACGGTCAAGGGCAGCAGCGGCGCGATCTATCCGGTGTCCTACACCATGGAAAAGGTCAACGGCGAGTGGAAGCTGCGTAACGTCATCATCAACGGGATCAACATCGGCAAGCTGTTCCGTGACCAGTTCGCCGACGCGATGCAGCGTAATGGCAACGACCTGGACAAGACCATCAACGGTTGGGCTGGCGAGGTCGCAAAAGCCAAGGAAACCGCTGAAAAATCCCCTGAGAAAAGCACCCAATGA
- a CDS encoding STAS domain-containing protein: MSESAVLMDNAGELRLSGVLNYRTGPGLREQGQALIKASNAAALVVDCSGVTKSSSVGLSLLLCFMRDAQAAGKALTIRGMPEEMREIAEVSELTELLSHP, encoded by the coding sequence ATGAGCGAGTCGGCGGTCCTGATGGACAACGCCGGCGAGCTGCGGCTGAGTGGCGTACTGAACTATCGTACCGGCCCTGGCCTGCGCGAGCAGGGGCAGGCGTTGATCAAGGCGAGCAACGCTGCGGCACTGGTGGTTGATTGTTCCGGCGTGACGAAGTCCAGCAGCGTCGGGCTCTCGTTGTTGCTGTGTTTCATGCGTGATGCACAAGCGGCCGGTAAGGCGCTGACCATCCGCGGGATGCCGGAAGAAATGCGCGAAATCGCCGAAGTCAGTGAGCTGACCGAGCTGTTGTCGCATCCCTGA
- a CDS encoding BolA family protein codes for MQAVEVKSFLEGKLPGTQVEVEGEGCNFQLNVISDELAALSPVKRQQQIYAHLNPWITDGSIHAVTMKFFSSAAWAERT; via the coding sequence ATGCAGGCCGTAGAAGTGAAAAGCTTCCTTGAAGGAAAGCTGCCAGGAACGCAGGTGGAAGTTGAAGGCGAAGGCTGCAATTTCCAGCTGAACGTGATTAGCGATGAACTGGCGGCATTGAGCCCGGTCAAGCGTCAGCAGCAGATCTATGCCCATTTGAACCCATGGATCACCGATGGCAGCATCCATGCGGTCACTATGAAATTTTTCAGCAGCGCGGCCTGGGCCGAGCGCACCTGA
- the murA gene encoding UDP-N-acetylglucosamine 1-carboxyvinyltransferase has translation MDKLIITGGARLDGEIRISGAKNSALPILAATLLCDGPVTVANLPHLHDITTMIELFGRMGIEPVIDEKLAVEIDPRTIKTLVAPYELVKTMRASILVLGPMVARFGEAEVALPGGCAIGSRPVDLHIRGLEAMGAVIDVEGGYIKAKAPEGGLRGAHFFFDTVSVTGTENIMMAAALAKGRSVLANAAREPEVVDLANFLNAMGAKVSGAGTDTITIDGVERLHTTTFKVMPDRIETGTYLVAAAVTGGRVKVKDTDPTILEAVLEKLREAGAEITCGEDWIELNMHGKRAKAVNVRTAPYPAFPTDMQAQFISLNAIAEGTGAVIETIFENRFMHVYELHRMGAKIQVEGNTAIVTGTEKLKGAPVMATDLRASASLVISALVAEGDTLIDRIYHIDRGYECIEEKLQMLGAKIRRVPG, from the coding sequence ATGGATAAATTGATTATTACTGGTGGAGCTCGCCTTGATGGCGAGATCCGCATCTCCGGGGCAAAGAACTCTGCCCTGCCGATCCTGGCCGCCACGCTGCTGTGCGATGGGCCGGTGACCGTTGCCAACCTGCCGCACCTGCACGACATCACCACCATGATCGAGCTGTTCGGTCGCATGGGCATCGAGCCTGTGATCGACGAGAAACTGGCCGTCGAAATCGACCCGCGCACCATCAAGACCCTGGTCGCTCCGTACGAACTGGTGAAAACCATGCGTGCGTCGATCCTGGTGCTGGGGCCGATGGTTGCCCGTTTCGGCGAAGCCGAAGTGGCACTGCCTGGCGGTTGCGCCATCGGTTCGCGTCCGGTTGACCTGCACATCCGTGGCCTGGAAGCCATGGGCGCGGTCATCGACGTCGAAGGTGGCTACATCAAGGCCAAGGCCCCTGAAGGCGGCCTGCGCGGTGCGCACTTCTTCTTCGATACCGTCAGTGTGACCGGTACCGAAAACATCATGATGGCTGCTGCGCTGGCCAAGGGTCGCAGCGTCCTGGCAAACGCCGCGCGCGAGCCTGAAGTGGTCGACCTGGCGAACTTCCTGAACGCCATGGGCGCCAAGGTTTCCGGCGCTGGCACCGACACCATCACCATCGATGGCGTCGAGCGTCTGCACACCACCACCTTCAAAGTGATGCCTGACCGTATCGAAACCGGCACCTACCTGGTCGCCGCCGCCGTGACCGGCGGCCGCGTGAAGGTCAAGGACACTGATCCGACCATCCTCGAAGCGGTTCTGGAAAAGCTTCGGGAAGCCGGCGCTGAAATCACCTGCGGCGAAGACTGGATCGAGCTGAACATGCACGGCAAGCGGGCCAAGGCCGTCAACGTGCGGACCGCACCGTACCCGGCGTTCCCGACCGACATGCAGGCTCAGTTCATCTCCCTCAACGCCATTGCCGAAGGCACTGGTGCTGTGATCGAGACGATCTTCGAAAACCGTTTCATGCACGTTTACGAACTGCACCGCATGGGCGCCAAGATCCAGGTCGAAGGCAACACTGCCATCGTCACCGGTACCGAAAAGCTCAAGGGCGCGCCCGTCATGGCCACCGACCTGCGTGCTTCGGCCAGCCTGGTGATTTCGGCGCTGGTCGCCGAAGGCGATACCCTGATCGACCGCATCTACCACATTGACCGTGGTTACGAGTGCATCGAAGAGAAACTACAAATGCTGGGCGCCAAGATCCGTCGCGTTCCGGGCTAG
- the hisG gene encoding ATP phosphoribosyltransferase, which translates to MLTIALSKGRILDDTLPLLAEAGIVPTENPDKSRKLIIPTTQEDVRLLIVRATDVPTYVEHGAADLGVAGKDVLMEFGGQGLYEPLDLQIAKCKLMTAGKVGAVEPKGRLRIATKFVNVAKRYYAEQGRQVDIIKLYGSMELAPLIGLADKIIDVVDTGNTLRANGLEPQDFIAAISSRLIVNKASMKMQHARIQALIDTLRKAVESRHRG; encoded by the coding sequence ATGCTGACTATCGCACTGTCCAAGGGCCGCATCCTTGACGACACCCTGCCGCTTCTGGCTGAAGCGGGCATCGTGCCGACCGAGAATCCGGACAAGAGCCGCAAGCTGATCATCCCCACGACCCAGGAAGATGTACGCCTGTTGATCGTGCGTGCCACCGACGTGCCGACCTATGTCGAGCATGGCGCCGCCGACCTGGGTGTCGCCGGCAAGGACGTGCTGATGGAATTTGGTGGCCAGGGCCTGTACGAGCCACTGGACCTGCAAATTGCCAAATGCAAGCTGATGACCGCCGGCAAGGTCGGCGCGGTCGAGCCCAAGGGCCGTCTGCGTATCGCCACCAAATTCGTCAACGTTGCCAAGCGTTACTACGCCGAACAGGGTCGTCAGGTCGACATCATCAAGCTGTACGGCTCGATGGAACTGGCACCGCTGATCGGCCTGGCCGACAAGATCATCGACGTGGTCGACACCGGTAACACGCTGCGGGCCAACGGCCTGGAGCCACAGGATTTCATTGCGGCCATCAGCTCCCGGCTGATCGTCAACAAAGCTTCGATGAAAATGCAGCACGCCCGTATCCAGGCGTTGATCGACACCCTGCGCAAGGCAGTGGAGTCTCGACACCGCGGCTGA
- the hisD gene encoding histidinol dehydrogenase: MTAPTAIRRLNAADPDFAHHLDHLLSWESVSDDSVNQRVLDIIKAVRERGDAALVDYTRQFDGLDVASMSDLILPRERLELALTRITVAQREALEKAAARVRSYHEKQKQDSWSYTEADGTVLGQKVTPLDRAGLYVPGGKASYPSSVLMNAIPAKVAGVTEVVMVVPTPRGEVNELVLAAACIAGVDRVFTIGGAQAVAALAYGTESVPQVDKVVGPGNIYVATAKRHVFGQVGIDMIAGPSEILVVCDGQTDPDWIAMDLFSQAEHDEDAQAILVSPDAAFLDKVAASIAKLLPTMDRATIIETSINGRGALIQVRDMQQAIEVANRIAPEHLELSVADPHAWLPQIRHAGAIFMGRHTSEALGDYCAGPNHVLPTSGTARFSSPLGVYDFQKRSSIIFCSEQGASELGKTASVLARGESLSAHARSAEYRILDKDFVKGQGN; this comes from the coding sequence ATGACCGCACCGACTGCAATTCGCCGACTCAACGCTGCTGACCCGGATTTCGCGCATCATCTGGATCATCTGCTGAGCTGGGAAAGTGTGTCTGACGACTCGGTCAATCAGCGCGTGCTGGACATCATCAAGGCTGTGCGCGAGCGTGGCGATGCGGCGCTGGTGGACTACACCCGCCAGTTCGACGGGCTGGACGTCGCGTCCATGTCCGACTTGATCCTGCCTCGTGAGCGTCTGGAATTGGCCCTGACCCGGATCACCGTCGCTCAGCGCGAAGCCCTGGAAAAAGCCGCGGCCCGTGTGCGCAGCTACCACGAAAAGCAGAAACAGGATTCCTGGAGCTACACCGAAGCCGACGGCACCGTACTGGGCCAGAAGGTCACTCCGCTGGATCGCGCCGGTCTGTACGTGCCGGGCGGCAAGGCGTCGTACCCGTCGTCGGTACTGATGAACGCGATTCCGGCCAAGGTTGCCGGCGTGACCGAAGTGGTAATGGTGGTGCCAACCCCGCGCGGTGAAGTCAATGAACTGGTACTGGCCGCCGCCTGCATCGCCGGCGTCGACCGTGTGTTCACCATCGGTGGCGCACAGGCCGTGGCCGCACTGGCCTACGGTACCGAAAGCGTTCCGCAGGTCGACAAGGTGGTCGGCCCGGGCAACATCTATGTCGCCACTGCCAAGCGACACGTATTTGGCCAGGTCGGTATCGACATGATCGCCGGTCCCTCGGAAATCCTGGTGGTGTGCGACGGCCAGACCGATCCGGACTGGATCGCCATGGACCTGTTCTCCCAGGCCGAGCACGATGAAGACGCGCAAGCCATTCTGGTCAGCCCGGACGCCGCCTTCCTCGACAAGGTCGCTGCCAGCATCGCCAAGCTGCTGCCGACCATGGATCGCGCCACCATCATCGAAACCTCGATCAACGGCCGTGGTGCGCTGATCCAGGTACGTGACATGCAGCAGGCCATCGAAGTCGCCAACCGCATTGCGCCTGAGCACCTGGAACTGTCGGTCGCCGATCCGCACGCCTGGTTGCCGCAGATTCGCCACGCCGGCGCGATTTTCATGGGGCGCCACACCTCCGAAGCCCTGGGCGACTACTGTGCAGGCCCCAACCACGTGTTGCCGACCTCCGGCACTGCACGGTTCTCTTCGCCGCTGGGTGTGTACGACTTCCAGAAGCGCTCCTCGATCATCTTCTGCTCCGAGCAGGGCGCGTCGGAACTGGGCAAGACCGCCTCGGTTCTGGCCCGTGGCGAATCGCTGAGTGCCCACGCGCGCAGCGCCGAATACCGCATTCTTGATAAAGACTTTGTAAAAGGGCAGGGGAACTGA
- the hisC gene encoding histidinol-phosphate transaminase, with product MSKFWSPFVKNLVPYVPGEQPKLAKLVKLNTNENPYGPSPKALAAMQSELNDNLRLYPDPNSDLLKNAVADYYGVKSNQVFLGNGSDEVLAHVFHGLLQHDKPLLFPDISYSFYPVYAGLYGIKFDAVPLDEQFQINPADYAKPNGGIIFPNPNAPTGCLLALEAVEQILKASPDSVVVVDEAYIDFGGETAISLVDRYPNLLVTQTLSKSRSLAGLRVGLAVGHPDLIEALERIKNSFNSYPLDRMANVGAAAAFEDREYFDKTCRLVIEHREWVTAQLQAKGFEVLPSAANFIFARHPQHDAAGIAAKLREQGVIVRHFKQERIAQFLRISIGTPEQNQALIDGLDDL from the coding sequence ATGAGTAAATTCTGGAGCCCTTTCGTCAAGAACCTGGTGCCGTACGTGCCGGGCGAGCAGCCGAAATTGGCGAAACTGGTGAAGCTCAACACCAACGAAAACCCATACGGCCCGTCGCCCAAGGCGTTGGCTGCGATGCAGAGCGAACTGAATGACAACCTGCGCCTGTACCCGGACCCGAACAGTGATCTGCTGAAGAACGCCGTCGCCGACTATTACGGCGTGAAGAGCAATCAGGTGTTCCTCGGCAACGGTTCCGATGAAGTCCTGGCGCATGTTTTCCACGGCTTGCTGCAACACGACAAGCCGCTGCTGTTCCCGGATATCAGCTACAGCTTCTATCCGGTGTACGCCGGCTTGTACGGCATCAAGTTCGATGCCGTGCCGTTGGACGAGCAGTTCCAGATCAATCCGGCGGACTACGCCAAGCCCAACGGCGGGATCATTTTCCCCAACCCGAACGCACCGACTGGCTGCCTGCTGGCGCTGGAAGCGGTCGAGCAGATCCTCAAGGCCAGCCCCGATTCGGTGGTCGTGGTGGACGAGGCATACATCGACTTCGGCGGGGAAACGGCGATCAGCCTGGTGGATCGTTACCCGAACCTGCTGGTGACCCAGACCCTGTCCAAATCCCGTTCCCTGGCCGGTCTGCGGGTTGGCCTGGCGGTGGGGCATCCGGACCTGATCGAGGCGCTGGAGCGGATCAAGAACAGCTTCAACTCCTACCCGCTGGATCGCATGGCGAATGTCGGGGCCGCGGCGGCGTTCGAGGACCGCGAGTACTTCGACAAGACCTGCCGGTTGGTGATCGAACATCGCGAATGGGTGACTGCACAGTTGCAGGCCAAAGGCTTCGAAGTGCTGCCGTCGGCGGCGAACTTCATCTTCGCCCGTCATCCGCAGCACGATGCGGCGGGGATCGCGGCGAAGTTGCGTGAGCAGGGTGTGATCGTCCGGCACTTCAAGCAGGAGCGCATTGCGCAGTTCCTGCGGATTTCGATTGGTACGCCAGAGCAGAACCAGGCACTGATCGACGGCCTCGACGACCTCTAA
- the algW gene encoding Do family serine endopeptidase AlgW: MLKALRFSGWPLLAGVLVALLIIQRYPQWVGLPSLDVNLQQAPQTTSMQQGPVSYADAVTTAAPSVVNLYTTKVISKPNHPLFEDPQFRRFFGDNSPKQKRMESSLGSGVIMSPEGYILTNNHVTSGADQIVVALKDGRETLARVIGSDPETDLAVLKIDLKNLPAITVGRSDNIRIGDVALAIGNPFGVGQTVTMGIISATGRNQLGLNNYEDFIQTDAAINPGNSGGALVDAIGNLTGINTAIFSKSGGSQGIGFAIPVKLAMEVMKSIIEHGQVIRGWLGIEVQPLTQELAESFGLSGRPGIVVAGIFRDGPAQKAGLQLGDVILTIDGEPAGDGRRSMNQVARIKPTDKVTIEVMRNGKELKLTAEIGLRPPPAPVKEKEEE; the protein is encoded by the coding sequence ATGCTCAAGGCGCTGCGTTTTTCCGGCTGGCCGTTGTTGGCCGGCGTGCTTGTCGCTCTGTTAATCATCCAGCGTTACCCGCAGTGGGTCGGGCTTCCAAGCCTCGACGTCAATCTGCAACAAGCCCCGCAAACCACCAGCATGCAACAAGGCCCGGTGTCCTATGCCGACGCGGTGACCACCGCCGCGCCGTCGGTGGTGAACCTGTACACCACCAAAGTCATCAGCAAACCCAACCATCCCCTGTTCGAAGATCCGCAGTTCCGTCGATTCTTCGGCGACAACTCGCCCAAGCAGAAACGCATGGAATCGAGCCTGGGTTCCGGCGTGATCATGAGTCCGGAAGGCTACATCCTGACCAACAACCATGTGACCAGCGGCGCCGACCAGATCGTGGTGGCCCTCAAGGACGGCCGTGAAACCCTGGCCCGGGTGATCGGCAGCGACCCGGAAACCGATCTGGCGGTGCTGAAGATCGACTTGAAGAACCTTCCCGCAATCACGGTCGGGCGTTCCGACAACATCCGCATCGGCGACGTTGCGTTGGCCATCGGCAACCCCTTCGGCGTCGGCCAGACCGTGACCATGGGCATCATCAGCGCCACCGGCCGCAACCAGCTGGGCCTGAACAACTACGAAGACTTCATCCAGACCGACGCCGCGATCAACCCCGGCAACTCCGGCGGCGCGCTGGTGGATGCCATCGGCAACCTGACCGGCATCAACACGGCGATCTTCTCCAAGTCCGGCGGTTCCCAGGGCATCGGTTTCGCTATCCCGGTCAAGCTAGCCATGGAAGTGATGAAGTCCATCATCGAACACGGCCAAGTGATTCGTGGCTGGCTGGGCATTGAGGTGCAGCCGCTGACTCAGGAGCTGGCGGAATCGTTCGGCCTGTCGGGTCGCCCGGGCATCGTGGTCGCGGGGATTTTCCGCGATGGCCCTGCGCAAAAGGCGGGTCTGCAACTGGGTGACGTGATCCTCACCATCGATGGCGAGCCGGCTGGAGATGGCCGCCGCTCGATGAACCAGGTTGCGCGGATCAAACCGACCGACAAGGTCACGATTGAGGTGATGCGCAATGGCAAGGAGCTCAAGCTCACGGCGGAAATCGGCTTGCGTCCGCCGCCTGCGCCGGTGAAGGAAAAAGAAGAGGAATAA
- a CDS encoding Nif3-like dinuclear metal center hexameric protein — protein MAVALSTLVEEADRYLNSARIADYCPNGLQVEGRPQVMRIVSGVTASQALLDAAVKANADLVLVHHGYFWKGENPCITGMKQRRLKTLLKHDISLLAYHLPLDLHPEVGNNVQLARQLDITVEGPLDPDNLKVVGLVGSLSEPATPRDFARRVQEVLGREPLVIEGSAMIRRVGWCTGGGQGYIDQAVLAGVDLYLSGEASEQTFHSARENDISFIAAGHHATERYGVQALGDYLARRFALEHIFIDCPNPI, from the coding sequence ATGGCCGTCGCCCTGAGCACACTCGTCGAAGAAGCCGACCGTTACCTCAACAGCGCAAGGATCGCCGATTACTGCCCCAACGGCCTGCAGGTCGAAGGCCGGCCGCAAGTGATGCGCATTGTCAGTGGCGTCACCGCCAGCCAGGCGTTGCTCGATGCCGCCGTGAAGGCCAACGCCGATCTGGTACTGGTGCACCATGGTTATTTCTGGAAGGGTGAAAACCCCTGTATCACCGGTATGAAGCAGCGTCGTCTGAAAACCCTGCTCAAGCACGACATCAGCTTGCTGGCCTACCACCTGCCGCTGGATCTGCATCCGGAGGTCGGCAACAACGTGCAGCTTGCCCGGCAATTGGACATCACCGTCGAAGGGCCGCTGGATCCCGACAACCTGAAGGTCGTCGGTCTGGTGGGATCGCTGAGCGAGCCGGCCACACCCCGGGATTTCGCTCGCCGCGTGCAGGAAGTCTTGGGACGCGAGCCGTTGGTCATCGAGGGCAGCGCAATGATTCGTCGCGTCGGCTGGTGCACTGGCGGCGGCCAAGGTTACATCGATCAGGCCGTCCTGGCGGGCGTCGATCTGTACCTCAGTGGCGAAGCCTCCGAGCAAACCTTCCACAGTGCCAGGGAAAACGACATCAGCTTCATCGCCGCCGGTCACCATGCCACCGAGCGCTATGGCGTTCAGGCGCTGGGTGATTACCTGGCGCGACGCTTTGCCCTTGAGCACATCTTCATCGATTGCCCGAATCCGATCTGA
- the cysD gene encoding sulfate adenylyltransferase subunit CysD, giving the protein MVDKLTHLKQLEAESIHIIREVAAEFDNPVMLYSIGKDSAVMLHLARKAFFPGKLPFPVMHVDTRWKFQEMYKFRDKMVADLGLDLITHINPDGVAQNINPFTHGSAKHTDIMKTEGLKQALDKHGFDAAFGGARRDEEKSRAKERVYSFRDSKHRWDPKNQRPELWNVYNGKVNKGESIRVFPLSNWTELDIWQYIYLEGIPIVPLYFAAEREVIEKNGTLIMIDDERILEHLSDEDKARIVKKKVRFRTLGCYPLTGAVESEAESLTDIIQEMLLTRTSERQGRVIDHDGAGSMEDKKRQGYF; this is encoded by the coding sequence ATGGTCGACAAACTGACGCATCTGAAACAGCTGGAGGCGGAAAGCATCCACATCATCCGCGAGGTGGCCGCCGAGTTTGATAACCCGGTGATGCTGTACTCCATCGGTAAAGACTCCGCCGTGATGCTGCACCTGGCACGCAAGGCGTTCTTCCCCGGCAAGCTGCCGTTTCCGGTGATGCACGTCGACACCCGCTGGAAATTCCAGGAGATGTACAAGTTCCGCGACAAGATGGTTGCGGACCTGGGCCTGGACCTGATCACCCATATCAATCCGGACGGCGTGGCGCAGAACATCAACCCGTTCACCCACGGCAGTGCCAAGCACACCGACATCATGAAGACCGAGGGCCTGAAGCAGGCACTGGACAAGCATGGTTTCGATGCCGCCTTCGGTGGTGCGCGCCGCGATGAAGAGAAATCCCGCGCCAAGGAGCGCGTGTACTCGTTCCGCGACAGCAAGCACCGCTGGGATCCGAAAAACCAGCGTCCCGAGCTGTGGAACGTCTACAACGGCAAGGTCAACAAGGGCGAATCCATCCGCGTATTCCCGTTGTCGAACTGGACCGAGCTGGACATCTGGCAGTACATCTATCTCGAAGGCATCCCGATCGTGCCGCTGTACTTCGCCGCCGAGCGTGAAGTCATCGAGAAGAACGGCACCCTGATCATGATCGACGACGAGCGCATCCTCGAGCACCTGAGCGATGAAGACAAAGCCCGCATCGTCAAAAAGAAAGTGCGTTTCCGTACCCTTGGCTGCTACCCGTTGACGGGCGCGGTGGAGTCCGAGGCCGAAAGCCTCACGGACATCATTCAGGAAATGCTCCTGACGCGAACTTCCGAGCGCCAGGGCCGTGTCATCGACCACGATGGCGCAGGCTCGATGGAAGACAAAAAACGTCAAGGTTATTTCTAA